A stretch of the Aerosakkonema funiforme FACHB-1375 genome encodes the following:
- a CDS encoding glycosyltransferase family 2 protein, whose translation MKSFKELNHNLTFLEKTTTLSIVIPAYNEEEGIADIVHRVLGVENDLAKVGISRLELLVVDDGSHDRTAQIVSSIEGVRLIRHVTNKGYGAALKTGFLHARGELIGFLDADGTYPPEYFPQLCQVALNGADLVIGSRMAGAKSKMPITRRIGNLFFANLLSLIGHQKITDSASGMRVFRREVLERIYPLPDGLNLTPVMSVRAIHEGIKMVEEPIPYNERLGRSKLSVVRDGTIFLRSIIWTALTYNPVRILGAIGLAGMVMAAAILLGLVTHRLSGITTLNSWGVTAVFVALVAGVTALDIFALGITFNYLVSLFYKRPIRQGLLGRPLFNPPLEHHFGWMGLFTLLAGLIVGGISLALGVNGWAIARLWLYLLGSAMLILTGMQLIIYWIILRVLEELSQREMLTKKDMDLSQTSEVTLTV comes from the coding sequence GTGAAAAGTTTTAAAGAACTTAATCATAATTTAACATTTTTGGAGAAGACAACAACACTTTCAATCGTTATACCTGCTTATAACGAAGAAGAAGGAATTGCGGATATCGTCCATCGCGTCTTAGGAGTGGAAAACGATCTGGCCAAAGTTGGCATCAGTCGGCTGGAATTGCTTGTGGTTGATGACGGTTCCCATGACCGAACTGCCCAAATCGTCAGCAGCATAGAAGGAGTGCGGCTGATCCGTCACGTTACCAACAAGGGATACGGTGCAGCGCTCAAAACAGGTTTTCTCCATGCGCGAGGTGAACTGATCGGATTTCTGGATGCGGATGGTACTTATCCGCCGGAATATTTTCCCCAATTATGTCAGGTAGCCTTAAATGGGGCAGACTTGGTAATTGGTTCGCGCATGGCGGGTGCTAAGAGTAAAATGCCGATAACTCGGAGGATTGGAAATTTGTTTTTTGCCAATCTTCTCAGTTTGATCGGTCATCAAAAAATTACCGATAGTGCTAGCGGGATGCGGGTCTTTAGACGGGAGGTGCTAGAGCGAATTTACCCTCTACCGGATGGGTTGAATTTAACACCGGTGATGAGCGTCCGGGCAATTCACGAAGGCATCAAAATGGTAGAGGAACCAATTCCTTACAACGAACGTTTGGGTCGTTCCAAGTTAAGCGTTGTCCGCGATGGCACTATTTTTTTGCGCTCGATTATATGGACAGCTTTAACCTACAATCCCGTTCGCATACTGGGTGCGATCGGCTTAGCTGGGATGGTAATGGCGGCGGCGATTTTGTTGGGACTGGTCACCCACAGACTGAGCGGAATTACGACTTTGAATTCATGGGGAGTTACCGCTGTTTTTGTGGCGCTGGTTGCTGGGGTAACCGCTCTAGATATATTCGCTTTGGGCATTACTTTTAATTATCTGGTATCGCTGTTTTACAAACGACCTATACGTCAAGGTTTGTTGGGGCGTCCATTGTTCAATCCGCCGTTAGAACATCATTTCGGCTGGATGGGATTGTTTACTTTGTTGGCTGGGTTAATCGTAGGAGGAATCAGTCTCGCTTTGGGTGTGAATGGTTGGGCGATCGCTCGACTGTGGCTTTATCTTTTAGGTAGTGCTATGCTCATTTTGACGGGAATGCAGCTAATAATTTATTGGATTATCTTGCGGGTGTTAGAAGAATTGAGTCAGCGAGAAATGCTGACCAAAAAAGATATGGATTTGAGTCAAACATCAGAAGTTACTTTAACAGTTTAA